The Festucalex cinctus isolate MCC-2025b chromosome 10, RoL_Fcin_1.0, whole genome shotgun sequence region gtcaactgaaaatgacatcacaagggctcaggtaaccaatcacagctcacctgttttctaggtttggtcatgtgatattcacaagctgaactgtgattggttacctgagcctttgtgatttcattttcagtcaacagcaagttgcaaaatgtgtttttaaaggttctaattgtacatggaaagataatgaaaatatctaatttattataggcaaaatattaaagggatcgttcggcttttttaacatgaatctcaatttgatcctcacctcccgtgtgtgcgatcagcactgacttacccctgacagcgttcggtgacaccagttctggttcggagttggacgagaggaaaatagtccagcaagctggctggggtctcggaaataaagcgtttttcttctaaaaactatttgttttcaaaagcgtgatacatttccatcacaatactcttttctgccACTACTTTtgtgttcgttcgtatcactgcgcggcgccctggagaacgctaaccgacgcactgcagccagctagctgatacttccgccgaaaaggcaaacaacttcaagcggaaggatcagctggcagcagtgcgtcaattTTGCAGTACATACGAACGACAAAGCCCAATCGCAATtgtttacagtgttccctcattttccgctggggttagggtccaaaaaatacccacaataaatgaTATCAgtaaagtagttagctttatgttttacatttattataaatgttttaaggctctaaccacacagtttatacacttttctccttacattttctcacatttctctcttgtttaaacattcacaatgttcaaaccttcataatttgataaaactgtaaaaaaaaaattatatatatgtatatatatatatgaatgaaaaattgcactaaaaaaaatacacaatacagCGAGAACGCGAAAATGAACCTTGTTAtggcgagggaacactgtaatccaCATTGGTATATCctcattttcaaatattttttttcatgctttgttttagggtttgttgttgttgttgttgttgttgttgttgttgttgttgttgttgttgttgtttttcgtgTTGACTAATTAGTCTTATTAATTTCACTTGTGCCTCTTCTGATCAGTCTCTCCTTCCGAATGtacccagcatttttttttaaagttcttaTGTTATCTTGTAGTGCTGTTTACCCGTGCTGCTGTTCAAAATACATGCCTAGTACTTTtctaatgatgttttttttaaatactttctaTAGAGCTTCTCCTGACTTCATCTCCTAACtgtttttccttcattttagaCACAATTTCTGCTCACTTTCTACCCTCTTCTGCAATGCTGTTTTATTAGTATCTCCGTGTGTGTCTCCTCCAATCAGCTCCTTCCTTTTTCTGTGTCCTGCACACCTGTCCATAGCCTTGTAATAAATCTTCAGTGTATTTGTTTCCCTGCTTGTCAGGTCCTCAGTATGTTATGTATTTACGTTTCAGATTTTAACATCACATCAGTATCATGGCGGGAGATTCATAATACATTTTGATTAAAAGCCACAATGACAGGTGGTCAATCAGGTTCATGCATCGAATTAcgaaaataaaatgatggacAAAAAAGAGACTGAATGGGAAACTATGCcattaaaatgccatttttgtatACATACATTAAATGCCGCAATTCAGTTGGCTTGAGTGGGTCCACCATGTTTGTTGTGATAGATCCGCTTGTAAAATAATGCAAATAGATGAACTGAAGGCCATAAAGTGACAAGCTACAAAGTGTACAAAagttaatgagttaaaattaattacTAAACGTATGATTGCATAAAAAATGTACGTATATGATAGAACattatttttgcatattattgaaattaatagtgggcttttaaaattaatgaattattagttcaccactagatggcactaaacaATAACATTTTAACTATTATAGATGATTTCTAAAGATTAAACCCATTGAGTTGGTGTCTACATTGACCTAATTAACACTGTTATTTGTTATGTTTACGTCTGGCTAGCTAACATTTTTCCTGCTTTTATTAGTCAGTCAAAATGCTATTCCGTTGTTATCCTTTTTATACAGTTTATCAGATTTTTAACACTAGTTGTTTGACTTGTACTTTTAAGGTAACAacgaatcacagctcacctgttttcttgttttggtcatgtgacattcgcaagctgagccctttggcactgtgatgtaattttcagatgacggcaagtggcaaaatggccgtcccctgagaaGGTTACAAAATaggtgaattttgctgcttatgtcacaaaagcaatattaatcagaatattttgtttagaATAGTGGGGCCACAGTACAACAGTTTTTAAATGCTtctaatatttgtttgtttcattgtaTTCATTTCctctgtgtgtgtctgtgtgaatATATTAAAAGTGTATGGAACGAGAGCATATGTGCTGAGTCAACTTTCAACTCTGATTCACCTTAAATACGTTGCTGAACATCTTATACAGGAAACCTCTTGCACTTTGGACTACACAGTTTTAATGTCCATTGCTCAATGATTCATTGTCATTGTGTTTCACATTCATATATTGGCAAATATGACATTCACAGTCATACCCGTTTGTGCAACATACTGATTCAGTCTCACATAATAGGGGTTTCCCAGTTCATGAGACGTTTAGGCACAGGGTCAGTTGTTACAGTGTCCGATTGCTATCTCCCGCAGAAAAGTCAACTTAAGTACTCCAACATTTATTTCTGGGAATATTAAGATGGATAAAACTCCTGGGTAGTATGAGTATGCCACCAAAATATCTCAATCGCTCTGCAGGAGCTGGAAATCTCCCCACTGCTCCACTTTCTCATGTGTTCACGGTTAGGTTAAAAGTAGAGGTCACATTTTGTATACTGTGCAtggtaataaaaattaaaaaaaatcttgttggATGTGAAATGACGTTTAAAGGCAGGTTGAGGGTGGAATCACACGTATATGTCAAACTTGCTAAGTGTTTTTGCTGCTATTAATCTCTTTCACTTTGGATGATATTGATCCATTAAATGTGCACGATGAGTGCAATTCCCTTTTCGGCACAGCAAACACTGCCACTTGGTGTCTCAAAACAGACGGTGCCGCTTGAGAATGTTTCAGACTGGAAACGTGTTCCCAGTGGGCATGATCAGTGATGTTGCAACTTAATCTTTTTGTCCAGATGCCTGCATGTCAGCTACCTAATTTTACATGATGAGAGAATGGTTTTAGTAAAATAGTCTGCATGATATCGTGTTGAACTTGCAAACATAAAAGCTTAATAATGTGCAAAAGCATtgaaaataatcatttaaagGCTGTAAAAAAGAAAGTACGACCTTGTAACACAGATATCAAATTTCTCTGTAACATGCTTGAATTAAATTGCAATATGGTTGTAGGTTGAAAGTGAGATAAATTGTCACATTTGTAACCTCCACTTAGAGAGGAAACATGAACTTGTGCttacttgtgctttttttttttttttttttagtaaattttgtaacctatttttattttttattttttattttttttcctctgaatgttaactactgtttttttatgcttatgtgttgtctttccttgtgtaaagcacattgagttgccttgtgtatgtgctatacaaataaacttgccttgccttgcctataatTTCCAGTTCTGTTGTCATTCTTGCCCCAACAACTCTCATCCTTTGAAACCACCTTCAGTTTCAGAGCGTCATCCCAGCCAGAGCTTTAAagtggcgtttaaaaaaacaaaacagtatccATATTGATAGATCAAAGTCTATCAGTTGACCGGAGCTTGTATCATTCAATTAATCCTTGGCGTGACGTACTCAGGGGCAGGTAGAGAAAACAGGGAATTGGCTCGGAAGGACGACTGTTACGCAGGTTGTCATGACATCACCGTGGGCTGGCTATAAAGTGCTCTAAGGGTTCATACACACAAGCAGAGGAGCACTTGAGGAGCTTTGGACGACAGGAGGAATCCGAAGCTTTTATTGGCTTCCGTGCGACGTACGCCCATCCTCTTGTTGCACTCTGACCAGAGGAAACCCCCTCAGTGTAGAATTTTGAAGATGAACTTGTCCTACTTGGTAGCTTGTGGACTTATGGTCACTCTGCTTTCGGGGAGGATGCGCGCAAAACCTTTATCTGATGCACAGAAGGTAGGATAATCCATCGAGACACTGTTGATTTGTGCGTTAGTCATGTTAAACATTACCTTTATTGTGAGTTTCCCTTTCCTTGTTTTCCTGCTATAACTTTATGATATGCAACATAAAAGTGTTTGCCGTTTGTTCGTAAAATCACCGTTACGAAGAAACAAAAGTTTGAATTAATTTTGTTTGATTCTCTCCCTTTTCAAGCTAATCGAATCGCATTGAATTAATTACATGCACCTGCCACGGGAACAAAGCGTTTTCTTTTACGTCATTCAGAGGCTTGCTCACGTTGTATCGTTTCTCACATAAAATTGTTACACGAACTTCTCGTGACGTCACTAACAATACATTCCTGAACAATGTGTTGCAGTCTCTCAGAAGTTTACTGGGGGACGAACTGACGGAGCTGCTGGAGTCGGAGGAGCGCGACAGGCGGGTGGATGCTGTGCGCGCTCGGATGCGCTTACTGCGAGATTTACGCATGCCCCGGAGAGGGATGTGGGCTCGGCTGCTCAACGACCAGCCCGCACCGAGGAAGAACAAATCTGGGAACAAAAAAGGGGCGTCCACGACGCGGAGTGGCTGTTTCGGACATAAGATGGATAGGATAGGGACCATCAGTGGTATGGGCTGCTAGTACTGGATCACAGCTTTTTGACGGTGAGTGCTGATCATCACTTACCATATATTGATGCATGATTACCATAAAATTTATAAATGAGAAAATAAGGGATCAAGTGGAGGAAGGGGGTGTTCAATGAAAAATTAGCATCTCAAAATATGCCTTCAAATGCAACATTTCTTGTCCAAAAGCTATTGATCTCTAAAGTGTGCTGTTTTTGTACACTTTCGACACTTCCATACTCTCTATTGGGTTCGCATGATCCACATCCAACCATCATCATTCATAACCTTCTCGTTTGATTCTTGTTGATCGGTGAGGCAGTAATTTAAGCTTGCTTGCTTGCCAACTAAGATGTCATAGACTACTGTTCCCAATCAAAAGCATTGAAGTGATATGTGG contains the following coding sequences:
- the nppc gene encoding C-type natriuretic peptide, with protein sequence MNLSYLVACGLMVTLLSGRMRAKPLSDAQKSLRSLLGDELTELLESEERDRRVDAVRARMRLLRDLRMPRRGMWARLLNDQPAPRKNKSGNKKGASTTRSGCFGHKMDRIGTISGMGC